In one Mucilaginibacter ginsenosidivorax genomic region, the following are encoded:
- a CDS encoding ImuA family protein produces the protein MQTKEEIISGLRQKIMNWEGFRPPQPGASNDLGLGIVAGAFPDGVFPTGAIHEFISSSPEDTAASGGFIAGLVQKLLDSGGTCLWISYTRRIYPPALKLFGVDPDRVIFVDVPLQKDVLWVAEEALKCEGVATVICETKDLSFTESQRLQLAVEKSHVTGFVLRKDVKKVNTTACVTRWRIRPVRSQLRTGMPGVGYPRWQVELLKVKNGKPGNWTIEWKQQHFKTIIPKPNAATNTEETRKYA, from the coding sequence ATGCAAACCAAGGAAGAAATTATCAGCGGCCTCCGCCAGAAGATCATGAACTGGGAAGGCTTCCGACCGCCGCAGCCCGGTGCCAGCAATGATCTCGGCCTCGGTATCGTCGCCGGCGCCTTTCCCGACGGAGTATTTCCGACCGGGGCCATCCACGAGTTTATCAGCAGCAGTCCGGAGGACACCGCTGCCAGCGGCGGATTCATTGCCGGCCTGGTTCAAAAACTATTAGACAGCGGTGGTACCTGCCTGTGGATCAGTTATACCCGAAGGATCTACCCGCCAGCGCTCAAACTCTTCGGCGTAGATCCCGACCGCGTCATTTTCGTGGATGTGCCCCTGCAAAAAGATGTGCTTTGGGTCGCCGAAGAAGCGCTTAAATGCGAGGGCGTAGCTACCGTTATTTGTGAAACCAAAGATCTTAGTTTCACTGAATCCCAGCGTTTGCAGCTGGCCGTAGAAAAAAGCCATGTGACCGGTTTCGTACTGCGGAAAGATGTCAAAAAAGTCAATACTACGGCTTGTGTTACCCGCTGGCGGATACGCCCGGTACGCAGCCAGTTAAGAACCGGCATGCCCGGGGTCGGCTATCCCCGCTGGCAGGTGGAACTACTGAAAGTCAAGAACGGAAAACCCGGCAACTGGACGATAGAATGGAAGCAACAGCATTTCAAAACAATAATTCCAAAACCAAACGCTGCAACAAATACAGAAGAAACCAGAAAATATGCCTAA
- a CDS encoding PAS domain S-box protein: MDVAGAGLVLIVVIAIVLYLRSGKQRANSSEDYKRLFDGIPTPMYIYDDRTFQFLAVNDAAIEQYGYTRDEFLQKLKLTDIRPPEEIPALLKFHEALPKGHVNAGRMLHINKAGQRFYVSVYTHHTLFKGKDARQVLIVNIDEKMRAEQIVSEKSAELENILNSITDGFYALNQHWEVTFINKAAEKALACKKEEVMGKNLWDFFPRSREGRFYAEYERSMNERVSVHFEELYAPLGVWGSMNVYPTKDGISVYFVDITEQKKIQEKIYNDGQNLRAIINNTRDLIWSVDKQSKIITGNQAFWDRVKELTGKEEDEVTNADFIQERVKVFFESYERAFKGEAFSFIRQRDIDGKQVYEELSFNPIRDMHTEVIGVNCFLRDITESQEYLLKIKDQNRRLREIAWIQSHRVRAPLASILGLVQLCDLHDSPNAEIIPMLKKSAEDLDQVIIDITGLTDDLV, from the coding sequence ATGGATGTCGCTGGTGCCGGGTTAGTTTTGATCGTTGTCATTGCTATAGTGCTTTACTTACGATCCGGTAAACAGCGGGCGAACAGCTCGGAGGATTATAAGCGGCTCTTCGATGGCATACCCACGCCAATGTATATCTATGATGACCGGACCTTTCAGTTTCTGGCCGTGAACGATGCTGCCATTGAACAATATGGTTACACCCGGGATGAGTTCCTGCAAAAACTGAAACTCACCGACATCCGGCCGCCGGAAGAGATCCCCGCCCTGCTCAAATTTCATGAAGCCTTGCCAAAAGGCCATGTGAACGCGGGCCGCATGCTGCATATCAACAAGGCGGGGCAACGCTTTTATGTCAGCGTTTATACCCACCATACCCTCTTTAAGGGAAAAGACGCCCGCCAGGTCCTGATCGTCAATATCGATGAAAAGATGCGGGCCGAACAGATCGTCAGTGAGAAATCTGCCGAGCTTGAAAATATACTCAACAGTATTACCGATGGTTTTTATGCGTTGAATCAGCATTGGGAAGTCACATTTATTAATAAGGCAGCCGAAAAGGCGTTGGCCTGTAAAAAGGAAGAAGTGATGGGCAAGAACCTCTGGGACTTTTTCCCGCGTTCCAGAGAAGGCCGGTTCTATGCCGAGTATGAACGGTCCATGAACGAAAGGGTCAGCGTGCATTTTGAAGAACTATACGCGCCGCTGGGGGTATGGGGTTCCATGAACGTCTACCCGACCAAGGACGGCATCTCCGTTTATTTCGTCGATATTACCGAACAAAAAAAGATACAGGAAAAGATCTATAACGACGGGCAGAACCTGCGGGCGATCATTAACAACACCCGCGACCTGATCTGGTCGGTGGATAAACAATCCAAGATCATTACAGGTAACCAGGCATTCTGGGACCGGGTAAAGGAACTGACCGGCAAAGAAGAGGACGAAGTAACCAATGCCGATTTTATACAGGAAAGGGTCAAGGTTTTTTTTGAAAGCTATGAGCGGGCCTTCAAGGGTGAGGCTTTCAGCTTCATCAGGCAGCGGGACATCGATGGCAAACAGGTTTACGAGGAATTAAGTTTTAACCCCATCCGCGACATGCATACCGAGGTCATCGGTGTAAACTGTTTCCTTCGTGACATCACCGAATCACAAGAGTACCTTCTTAAAATTAAAGACCAGAACAGGCGGCTGCGGGAGATCGCCTGGATACAGTCCCACCGCGTCCGCGCGCCGCTGGCCAGTATCCTGGGGCTTGTCCAGCTTTGCGACCTCCACGATTCCCCAAATGCTGAGATCATCCCGATGCTGAAAAAATCGGCCGAAGACCTGGACCAGGTGATCATCGACATCACCGGTTTAACAGACGACCTGGTCTGA
- the uvrA gene encoding excinuclease ABC subunit UvrA, protein MEFKGFVKVKGAREHNLKNVSLEIPRDALVVFTGISGSGKSSLAFGTLYAEAQRRYLESVSPYARRLFNQMAIPEVDEIEGLPPAVALQQQRGSASNRSSVGSVTTLSNLLRMLYSRAGDYPEGQGIIYAESFSPNTPEGACPECHGLGRVYEITEQTMVPDDTLTIREKAIAAWPSAWQGQNQRDILTTLGYDIDVPWKDLPKKDRDWILFTEEQPVVPVYSGYSHQEIQRFIKNKRQPDYMGTFTGARRYVRHTFANSQSALMKKRVSQYMLSSECPLCHGKRLQQESLSIKFAGYDIAELSGLALNKLATIFRPYAKGDAPTLKKLEAKNPEKVIVAKRIAEDFLARLQVMLDLGLGYLTIERITPTLSPGELQRLRLATQVRSNLFGVVYVLDEPSAGLHPADTEALLRALDKLKASGNSLFVVEHEIDVIRHADWIVDVGPAAGEKGGHILYSGLPEGLKEVEASLTRHYIYGEAAKAANDPRVPKGWLKLEGVTRNNLNQLNAEFPLGVLTSVTGVSGSGKSSLVSQVLVELVAEQLGVQVDITGETDADPLEQTKVQTLGGKITAGMDHIKRLVVVDQKPIGRTPRSNLATYTGLFDHVRKLFAATPRAKAKKYDAGRFSFNVAKGRCPHCEGEGFVMVELLFLPSVYTPCPTCGGTRYNPKTLEVTYKDKNIAEVLGLTVDAAADFFDEEPTISRALEVVRKVGLGYLRLGQPATELSGGEAQRIKLATELQRAQHGQTLYILDEPTTGLHPSDVERLMLQLNRLVDSGNTVILVEHDMQVIAASDWVIDIGPGAGEDGGKIVATGIPPAIARHSASRTAPYLAKHLN, encoded by the coding sequence ATGGAATTTAAAGGGTTTGTAAAAGTTAAGGGGGCACGGGAGCACAATCTGAAAAATGTCAGCCTGGAGATCCCGCGGGACGCTTTGGTCGTGTTTACCGGTATCTCCGGTTCCGGTAAATCATCACTGGCCTTCGGAACGTTATATGCCGAGGCGCAGCGCCGTTACCTGGAATCGGTATCTCCCTATGCGCGCCGCCTATTTAACCAAATGGCTATCCCCGAAGTGGATGAGATCGAGGGGTTGCCACCGGCGGTGGCCTTACAGCAGCAAAGGGGTTCGGCCAGTAACCGTTCCTCGGTCGGCAGCGTCACCACTTTATCCAACCTGCTCCGCATGCTCTATTCGCGTGCAGGTGATTATCCCGAGGGACAGGGTATCATTTATGCCGAATCCTTTTCACCCAATACACCCGAAGGCGCCTGTCCGGAATGCCACGGGCTGGGCAGGGTTTACGAGATCACCGAACAAACCATGGTGCCGGATGACACCCTCACCATCCGCGAAAAGGCTATCGCCGCCTGGCCCTCGGCCTGGCAGGGACAGAACCAGCGGGACATACTGACCACGCTGGGTTACGATATCGACGTCCCTTGGAAGGACTTGCCCAAAAAAGACCGGGACTGGATACTGTTTACTGAAGAACAACCAGTCGTGCCCGTCTATTCCGGCTACAGTCATCAGGAGATCCAGCGTTTCATCAAAAACAAGCGCCAGCCGGATTACATGGGTACCTTTACCGGGGCCCGCCGGTATGTTCGCCATACTTTTGCCAATTCGCAAAGCGCGTTGATGAAAAAGCGCGTCAGCCAGTATATGCTCAGCAGCGAATGCCCGCTTTGCCATGGCAAAAGACTGCAGCAGGAATCGCTCAGTATCAAATTTGCCGGTTATGATATCGCTGAGCTATCCGGCCTGGCGCTGAACAAGCTGGCCACGATCTTCCGGCCCTATGCTAAGGGCGATGCACCGACACTGAAAAAGCTGGAGGCGAAAAATCCGGAAAAAGTGATCGTCGCTAAACGTATCGCTGAAGACTTCCTGGCGCGGCTGCAGGTCATGCTGGACCTGGGCTTGGGTTACCTCACCATCGAACGCATCACACCGACTTTGTCACCGGGTGAATTGCAGCGGTTGAGACTCGCCACGCAGGTGCGCTCCAATCTGTTCGGTGTGGTTTATGTGCTGGATGAACCCTCAGCAGGCTTACACCCCGCCGATACCGAGGCATTGCTCCGGGCGCTGGATAAACTTAAAGCCTCCGGAAATTCCCTGTTCGTGGTCGAACACGAGATCGATGTCATCCGCCATGCCGACTGGATCGTGGACGTCGGCCCCGCAGCCGGCGAAAAAGGCGGGCACATCCTCTATAGTGGCCTGCCGGAAGGATTAAAGGAAGTTGAAGCTTCGCTGACCCGGCACTATATCTATGGGGAAGCAGCCAAAGCGGCCAATGATCCCCGGGTACCCAAAGGCTGGTTAAAGCTGGAAGGCGTCACCCGGAATAACCTTAACCAATTAAATGCGGAATTTCCGCTGGGGGTGCTGACCAGCGTAACCGGTGTATCCGGCTCGGGTAAAAGCAGCCTGGTCAGCCAGGTACTGGTAGAACTGGTCGCTGAACAATTAGGTGTGCAGGTAGATATCACTGGTGAAACCGACGCGGACCCGCTCGAACAAACCAAAGTACAAACGCTGGGCGGTAAGATCACTGCCGGCATGGATCATATCAAACGCCTGGTCGTGGTCGACCAGAAACCCATCGGCCGCACACCGCGATCCAACCTGGCCACCTACACCGGCCTGTTTGACCACGTGCGAAAACTGTTCGCCGCTACTCCGAGGGCGAAAGCAAAAAAATACGATGCCGGCCGCTTTTCCTTTAACGTAGCTAAAGGCCGCTGCCCGCATTGCGAAGGCGAAGGTTTTGTCATGGTGGAACTACTATTCCTGCCCAGTGTTTACACGCCCTGCCCGACCTGCGGCGGCACGCGCTATAATCCCAAAACGCTCGAAGTGACATATAAGGATAAAAATATAGCAGAGGTGCTTGGTCTGACCGTAGACGCTGCCGCTGATTTTTTTGATGAAGAACCAACTATTAGCCGCGCACTGGAAGTCGTCCGCAAAGTTGGTCTTGGCTATCTGCGCTTAGGTCAGCCTGCGACGGAACTTTCCGGCGGCGAGGCGCAGCGCATCAAACTGGCCACCGAACTGCAGCGCGCGCAGCACGGGCAAACGCTCTACATCCTGGATGAACCAACCACCGGCTTGCATCCCTCGGACGTGGAACGGCTGATGCTGCAACTGAATCGCCTGGTCGATTCTGGGAACACCGTGATCCTGGTGGAGCATGATATGCAGGTGATCGCAGCCAGCGACTGGGTGATCGATATCGGGCCTGGAGCCGGTGAAGACGGGGGAAAGATCGTCGCCACCGGGATACCACCGGCAATTGCCCGGCATAGCGCAAGCCGCACCGCGCCCTACCTGGCCAAACATCTGAACTAA
- a CDS encoding alpha-ketoglutarate-dependent dioxygenase AlkB family protein encodes MEQLSFFAEAGQSKDLPLDMLEYRAGLFSVAESDVFLAKFISETPWEQTTQKLWDKEYLTPRLTCWYGDTDKILGTRPWTPELQAIRERVEPLAGIRFNSVLLNYYRDGNDSVAWHSDKESIMGSQPVIASVSFGQVRSFDIRRKSDHSEKYSVRLEHGSFCLMKAGLQEAFEHRIAKSVNPMKGRINLTFRLVI; translated from the coding sequence ATGGAACAATTGAGTTTTTTCGCGGAGGCGGGCCAGAGTAAGGATTTGCCATTGGATATGCTGGAATACCGGGCAGGCTTGTTCAGTGTTGCGGAAAGTGATGTATTTTTGGCGAAGTTCATTTCGGAAACGCCCTGGGAGCAGACAACCCAGAAACTGTGGGACAAAGAATACCTGACGCCCCGGTTGACCTGCTGGTACGGGGACACGGATAAGATCCTGGGCACGCGGCCCTGGACACCGGAATTGCAGGCGATAAGGGAGCGCGTTGAGCCGCTGGCGGGCATCCGCTTTAACAGTGTGCTGTTAAATTATTACCGCGATGGCAACGATTCGGTGGCCTGGCACAGCGATAAGGAAAGTATCATGGGCAGCCAGCCAGTCATCGCTTCGGTGAGTTTCGGGCAGGTGCGCAGTTTTGATATCCGGCGCAAAAGCGACCATAGTGAAAAGTATTCCGTGCGGCTGGAGCATGGTTCATTTTGCCTGATGAAGGCGGGGCTGCAGGAGGCTTTTGAGCACCGGATCGCGAAATCGGTCAATCCGATGAAGGGGCGGATAAATTTAACTTTCCGGTTGGTGATCTGA
- a CDS encoding Y-family DNA polymerase, whose protein sequence is MPKRFASLWFRHLLTDWKAIRQPGLKGKAYVFAEPDHGRMLITALTDEARKYGVIEGMTVADARVIAPDLQVFDGKTGRNTKLLTGLAEWCLRYTPLVQLDPPDGLLLDVTGCTHLKGGEKAYLQDITNRLKILGYDVRPAIADTIGAAWGVARCGTDKMIIPEGEHRTALMPLPPAALRLPSDQLLKLRNLGLHQISSFIYMPDSVLRRRFGKNMILRLNQARGLEVEYLFPLKEPVPYTERLECLEAIKTRPTIEIALHNLLERLCKRLYGEGLGLRSATLTWYRVDGKNGHITIGTNHASNRVQHLFKLFFIHLDNVAPGLGIELFTLDAGQTEPVSDKQSELWSAKGTLGSEEVAELLDRVAVRIGTKHINRYLPGEHYWPERTPEANTNLKKKPESDWRTDKPRPMQLLDKPERITAMALTPDYPPKQFSWQGRLHVIVAADGPERIEREWWLEPGEHRDYYIAEDEDGKRYWLFRSGHYNAENNQHWYLHGFFA, encoded by the coding sequence ATGCCTAAGCGCTTTGCATCCCTTTGGTTCCGGCATTTGCTGACAGACTGGAAGGCGATTCGCCAGCCCGGCCTCAAAGGGAAGGCCTATGTCTTCGCCGAACCTGACCATGGACGAATGCTCATTACCGCGCTGACCGATGAGGCCCGAAAGTACGGCGTTATCGAAGGCATGACCGTTGCCGATGCCCGTGTCATCGCTCCCGACCTCCAGGTATTTGACGGTAAAACCGGCCGGAATACCAAACTGCTGACCGGCCTGGCCGAATGGTGCCTGCGCTATACGCCACTCGTGCAGCTCGACCCGCCAGACGGCTTATTACTTGATGTTACCGGCTGCACCCATCTGAAAGGCGGGGAAAAAGCCTATCTGCAGGACATCACTAATAGACTGAAAATCCTCGGCTATGATGTGCGTCCTGCTATCGCCGATACCATCGGTGCCGCCTGGGGCGTCGCCCGTTGCGGCACCGACAAAATGATCATCCCTGAAGGTGAACACCGTACCGCCCTCATGCCGCTTCCGCCTGCAGCACTCCGTTTACCCTCTGACCAGCTGCTCAAACTGCGCAACCTGGGCCTGCATCAGATCAGCAGTTTCATCTATATGCCCGACAGCGTGCTGCGCCGCCGCTTCGGCAAAAACATGATCCTGCGCCTCAACCAGGCACGCGGCCTGGAAGTAGAATACCTCTTCCCGCTGAAAGAGCCCGTACCCTACACGGAAAGGCTGGAATGTTTGGAAGCCATTAAAACCCGGCCCACTATCGAGATCGCTTTGCACAACCTGCTGGAAAGGTTGTGCAAACGCCTTTACGGCGAAGGCCTTGGGCTGCGCAGCGCTACGCTGACCTGGTACCGGGTAGACGGCAAGAACGGCCATATCACGATCGGCACTAACCATGCCAGCAACCGCGTGCAGCACCTGTTCAAACTGTTCTTCATCCATCTGGATAATGTCGCCCCCGGTTTGGGTATCGAACTTTTTACCCTGGATGCCGGCCAGACCGAACCCGTCAGCGATAAGCAAAGCGAACTCTGGTCAGCCAAAGGCACCCTGGGCAGCGAAGAGGTCGCCGAACTGCTTGACCGTGTTGCCGTCCGTATCGGCACCAAACACATCAACCGTTACCTGCCCGGTGAGCATTACTGGCCCGAACGCACACCGGAGGCTAATACGAACCTCAAAAAGAAACCCGAAAGCGACTGGCGCACGGATAAACCGCGCCCAATGCAGCTACTGGACAAGCCGGAACGGATCACCGCTATGGCGCTTACGCCTGATTACCCGCCAAAACAATTCAGCTGGCAAGGCAGGCTCCATGTGATCGTCGCAGCCGACGGGCCTGAACGTATCGAACGCGAATGGTGGCTGGAACCCGGCGAACACCGCGATTACTATATCGCCGAAGACGAAGACGGCAAAAGGTACTGGCTCTTCCGCTCCGGGCACTACAACGCAGAAAATAACCAGCACTGGTACCTGCACGGGTTTTTTGCATAA
- a CDS encoding Hsp20/alpha crystallin family protein has product MTLVKFNNKANNTLMPGFNDVFDSIFNDTFFSDRMVARVPAVNISESENNYHVELAAPGLKKEDFKLNLERNQLTISVEQSADHQDNQKNYSKREYSYSSFMRSFTLPESADHANIEASYIEGILRIDIAKREEAKAVRRQIEIK; this is encoded by the coding sequence ATGACCTTAGTTAAATTCAACAACAAAGCTAACAACACATTAATGCCAGGCTTTAATGATGTTTTTGATTCAATCTTCAATGACACTTTCTTCAGTGACCGCATGGTGGCCCGCGTACCTGCGGTGAACATCAGCGAAAGCGAGAATAACTACCATGTGGAACTGGCTGCGCCGGGTCTGAAAAAAGAAGATTTCAAACTGAACCTGGAACGCAACCAACTGACCATTTCGGTGGAACAAAGTGCCGACCACCAGGACAACCAGAAGAACTATAGCAAACGTGAATACAGCTATAGCTCGTTCATGCGTTCATTCACCCTGCCTGAAAGCGCTGACCATGCCAATATCGAAGCTTCTTATATTGAAGGCATTCTACGCATCGATATTGCTAAACGTGAAGAAGCCAAAGCGGTGCGCCGTCAGATCGAGATTAAATAA
- a CDS encoding SDR family oxidoreductase, producing the protein MSNSALVVGASGIAGSNLAKQLIAEGWETYGLARNPSHDIAGLQALKADLLDKDSLLQALATIRPNHVYITTWMRNETEAENIRVNSLMVRNLLEVLTIHQSVRHVALVTGLKHYLGPFEAYAKAGFLPETPLREEHPRLDIENFYYAQEDEVYAAAERDGFSWSIHRPHTVIGQAVGNAMNLGTTLAVYASICKEAGRPFIFPGSAAQWNGLSDVTDARILAAQLIWASTTEAARNQAFNIVNGDVFRWSRLWNKIAAYFSVESSGFDGTIHLLEQTMVNDIAVWQEIAQKYDLKETDLNHLASPWHTDLDLGRPIEVMTDMSKSRKFGFTAYQETEESFYDLFAQLRGAKLIP; encoded by the coding sequence ATGAGCAATAGCGCATTGGTCGTGGGTGCCAGCGGCATCGCAGGCAGTAACCTGGCCAAACAATTGATCGCTGAAGGTTGGGAAACTTATGGACTGGCCCGTAATCCAAGCCATGACATTGCCGGTCTGCAAGCCCTAAAAGCCGATCTTTTGGATAAAGATAGCCTCCTACAAGCTTTGGCAACGATCAGGCCTAACCATGTTTACATCACTACCTGGATGCGGAACGAAACGGAAGCGGAGAATATCCGGGTGAATAGCCTGATGGTACGCAACCTGCTGGAAGTATTGACCATTCACCAATCAGTTCGGCACGTAGCTTTGGTTACCGGACTAAAACATTATTTAGGGCCGTTCGAGGCCTATGCCAAAGCGGGATTCTTGCCGGAAACTCCTTTAAGGGAGGAACATCCCAGGCTGGACATCGAAAACTTTTATTATGCCCAGGAAGACGAAGTTTACGCTGCTGCCGAACGCGATGGCTTTAGCTGGAGCATCCACCGTCCGCATACTGTCATCGGACAGGCCGTGGGTAACGCCATGAACCTCGGCACGACCCTGGCGGTCTATGCTTCGATCTGCAAGGAAGCCGGCCGCCCTTTTATTTTCCCCGGTTCAGCCGCCCAATGGAACGGCCTATCCGACGTGACCGATGCAAGGATACTTGCCGCGCAATTGATTTGGGCATCCACTACGGAAGCTGCCCGTAACCAAGCCTTCAATATCGTGAATGGCGATGTTTTTCGCTGGAGCCGCCTATGGAATAAGATCGCAGCTTACTTTAGCGTTGAGTCTTCAGGTTTTGACGGCACCATTCATCTACTGGAGCAAACGATGGTGAATGATATAGCTGTTTGGCAGGAGATCGCGCAAAAGTACGACCTGAAAGAAACAGACCTCAATCATTTGGCCAGTCCCTGGCATACCGACCTGGATCTCGGCAGGCCAATTGAAGTGATGACCGATATGTCCAAAAGCCGCAAATTCGGCTTTACTGCGTATCAGGAGACGGAAGAGAGTTTTTACGATCTCTTTGCACAATTGCGCGGCGCCAAACTTATTCCGTAA
- the xth gene encoding exodeoxyribonuclease III produces the protein MKIATYNINGINGRIENLKRWLAQANPDVVCLQELKCEDKRFPEQALLDAGYHAIWHGQKSWNGVALLSRYGEIQETRRGLDGDPDDTHSRYIEGFINGIVIGCLYLPNGNPFPGPKFDYKLKWIRRLTAHAKKLQGFDLPVALIGDFNIMPTDQDTYKPVKYKDNALFRPEARKLWLELLKLGWTDAIRKLYPDDRIYTFWDYLRNAYDRDAGLRPDHFLLNGNLQSRLKSGGVDKDVRGWDHSSDHAPAWIVID, from the coding sequence GTGAAAATTGCCACTTATAATATCAACGGGATTAACGGGCGGATCGAAAATTTGAAGCGCTGGCTGGCGCAAGCAAATCCCGATGTCGTTTGTTTGCAGGAATTAAAATGCGAGGATAAAAGGTTTCCTGAACAGGCATTGCTTGATGCCGGGTACCATGCTATTTGGCATGGACAAAAAAGCTGGAACGGCGTTGCATTATTATCACGTTACGGAGAGATCCAGGAAACCCGGCGTGGATTGGATGGAGATCCGGACGATACCCACAGCAGGTATATTGAAGGCTTTATCAACGGAATTGTCATTGGCTGTTTATACCTGCCAAATGGCAATCCATTCCCCGGCCCGAAGTTCGATTATAAATTGAAATGGATCAGGCGACTTACCGCTCATGCTAAAAAGTTGCAGGGCTTTGATTTGCCGGTCGCATTAATTGGCGATTTTAATATTATGCCAACCGACCAGGATACCTATAAGCCGGTGAAATATAAGGATAACGCTTTATTCCGACCGGAGGCAAGGAAGCTGTGGCTGGAATTACTGAAGTTGGGTTGGACAGATGCGATCCGTAAACTATATCCTGATGATCGGATTTATACCTTTTGGGATTACTTGCGTAATGCCTATGACAGGGATGCGGGTTTAAGACCTGACCACTTCCTTCTAAATGGTAACCTTCAGAGCCGCCTGAAATCGGGCGGCGTTGATAAGGATGTTCGGGGCTGGGATCATAGCAGCGACCATGCGCCGGCCTGGATAGTAATCGACTAA
- a CDS encoding HAD-IIA family hydrolase: protein METQTKHGLMIDMDGVIYAGEELIKAADVFIKRLLKDKIPFTFLSNNSSKSRADAVEKLAKLGINVTEKHIYTSAMATATFLTEHYPGCCVHVLGEGGLLKSLKNAGIPMVDKKPDLVILGEGQEFSLERVHNAVDMILAGARFIATNRDPSPRREGWNNLGIAATAAMIEEATGREPFVIGKPSPVMMRSAAAYMGLQPEQVTIIGDTMETDIIGGIYMGFKTILVLSGIADKEQLIKYGYRPHLVVDSVDEIEFPLKWWTKP from the coding sequence ATGGAAACTCAGACAAAGCATGGCTTAATGATCGATATGGACGGCGTGATCTACGCCGGTGAAGAACTGATCAAGGCCGCAGATGTATTTATAAAACGGCTGCTGAAAGATAAGATACCTTTCACCTTCTTGTCCAACAACAGTTCCAAAAGCCGCGCTGATGCCGTTGAAAAACTCGCGAAGCTGGGGATAAACGTTACGGAAAAGCATATCTATACCAGCGCCATGGCAACGGCTACTTTTCTGACAGAACATTACCCGGGCTGCTGCGTCCATGTGCTGGGTGAGGGAGGCTTGTTGAAAAGCCTGAAGAATGCCGGGATACCTATGGTCGATAAAAAACCCGATCTGGTTATCCTCGGCGAAGGACAGGAATTCAGTTTAGAAAGAGTGCATAACGCAGTCGATATGATCTTGGCCGGGGCACGGTTCATCGCCACGAACCGCGACCCTTCGCCACGGCGCGAGGGCTGGAACAACCTGGGCATTGCCGCTACGGCAGCTATGATCGAAGAAGCTACGGGGCGAGAACCATTCGTGATCGGTAAACCCAGCCCCGTGATGATGCGCTCGGCAGCAGCTTATATGGGCTTGCAGCCGGAACAGGTCACCATTATCGGCGATACGATGGAAACCGACATTATCGGCGGTATTTATATGGGGTTCAAAACGATACTCGTCCTTTCCGGGATCGCAGACAAGGAACAACTGATCAAATATGGGTACAGGCCACACCTTGTTGTTGACTCGGTAGATGAGATCGAATTTCCTTTAAAATGGTGGACGAAACCTTAG
- a CDS encoding DNA-formamidopyrimidine glycosylase family protein yields MAELPDLTVFAQILTRRFKGKVLETVDVTVAKKLNVTTAQLKSALEGHELTGVSREGKTLQFHFDGGQVLGLHLMLRGELISLDGDKIPRFQVMAFHFKGGGGFAVVDLQKAATPTLQPKPAAAPDALQLEKDTFINLLAKKRSVIKTLLMDPKVMRGIGNSYTDEILYHSHISPFSIANAIPEKYAVQLFKSMRMVLEKAIADIAEANGDELTGELRNFMAIHNPALKKTAKGEEILKDKIGGRTTYYTKAQELFV; encoded by the coding sequence ATGGCTGAACTACCCGACCTGACCGTATTCGCGCAGATCCTTACCCGGAGATTTAAAGGCAAAGTGCTGGAAACAGTTGATGTCACGGTCGCCAAAAAGCTAAATGTGACCACTGCTCAATTAAAATCAGCATTAGAAGGGCATGAACTGACAGGCGTGTCCCGCGAGGGCAAGACCCTGCAGTTTCATTTTGACGGCGGCCAGGTCTTAGGGCTGCACCTGATGCTCCGGGGGGAACTCATCAGTCTGGACGGTGACAAAATACCGCGCTTCCAGGTCATGGCCTTTCATTTCAAAGGCGGCGGGGGCTTTGCAGTCGTTGACCTGCAAAAAGCGGCCACACCAACTTTGCAGCCCAAACCGGCCGCGGCTCCGGATGCCCTGCAATTGGAAAAGGACACTTTTATCAACTTACTGGCTAAAAAACGTTCGGTCATTAAAACCTTATTGATGGACCCTAAGGTGATGCGTGGTATCGGCAATTCTTATACCGACGAGATTCTCTACCATTCCCACATCTCGCCATTTTCGATTGCCAATGCGATTCCGGAGAAATATGCGGTGCAGCTCTTCAAAAGCATGAGGATGGTATTAGAAAAGGCGATTGCAGATATTGCCGAAGCCAATGGTGACGAGCTTACTGGTGAATTAAGGAATTTTATGGCTATCCATAACCCGGCGTTAAAAAAGACGGCGAAGGGCGAAGAAATTTTAAAAGATAAGATCGGCGGACGGACGACTTACTATACGAAGGCGCAGGAGTTATTTGTCTGA